CCGGATCGAGCAGCACGTCGTCCTGGGCGGCGAGCCGCAGGACCTCTCCTTCAGGGGGGAGGAGTCCTGGGTCAGGATAGGAAACTCGGTCATCCTGCGGGAGCACGTCACGATCCACCGGGCCACCGGCTCGTGCGAGAGCACGATCGTGGGGGACGGGTCGTTCCTGATGGAGGGGGTGCACATAGGGCACAACGCGGTCGTCGGCAAGAGGGTCACGATGGCGAACAAGTCCGCCCTGTCCGGCTTCTCGGCGATCGGGGACGACGCGGTGATAGGCGGCATGGCGGGGCTGCACCAGTTTGTGCGGGTGGGGGCGCTCTGCATGGTGGGCGGGCTGTCCAAGGTGGTCAAGGACGTGCCACCCTACCTGACCTGCGACGGAAGGCCCGCGACCATCTACGGCCTTAA
The Synergistaceae bacterium DNA segment above includes these coding regions:
- the lpxA gene encoding acyl-ACP--UDP-N-acetylglucosamine O-acyltransferase is translated as MPRIHPTAIVSPMAELADDTVVGPFCVVRDCVRIGAGTELSCFVTVLDYVEIGEKCRIEQHVVLGGEPQDLSFRGEESWVRIGNSVILREHVTIHRATGSCESTIVGDGSFLMEGVHIGHNAVVGKRVTMANKSALSGFSAIGDDAVIGGMAGLHQFVRVGALCMVGGLSKVVKDVPPYLTCDGRPATIYGLNRVGMKRAGMDSASRTLVKSIYDELFRGGLPLRAALERLAESERGDTPEAREILSFCAPSKRGVAPWTKGRSHRRGDEED